One window of the Salvia splendens isolate huo1 chromosome 1, SspV2, whole genome shotgun sequence genome contains the following:
- the LOC121798584 gene encoding transcription repressor OFP13-like codes for MVKKNKFPFLFKGTTASAVTSPWPCSNSPKTLSFRANADTNLYKTINSAYLDDNATPDSFFSIRRDEFPDESAVIGGLRSDRLFFDPGETSSILEEAAKAEAFPYGDGVRVMAMDSNDPFLDFRSSMAEMVEAHGLKSWGCLEELLTCYLRFNEKDNHGYIVGAFVDLLIHLSLREASESERIDDQCSAHYSFTSPLSFSSSTATYSSISPGLSTLENDDEVSAPDASSECFSDQNLVTRSVSS; via the coding sequence ATggtaaagaaaaacaaatttcCGTTTCTGTTCAAAGGCACCACCGCCTCCGCCGTGACCTCGCCGTGGCCATGCTCCAACAGCCCTAAGACTCTCTCCTTCCGCGCCAACGCCGATACAAACCTCTACAAAACCATCAACTCCGCCTATCTCGACGACAACGCCACCCCGGACTCCTTCTTCAGCATCCGCCGCGACGAATTTCCCGACGAATCCGCCGTGATCGGAGGCCTCCGATCCGATCGCCTCTTCTTCGATCCAGGCGAGACGAGCTCGATCCTGGAGGAGGCGGCGAAGGCGGAGGCGTTCCCCTACGGCGACGGCGTGAGAGTGATGGCGATGGATTCGAACGATCCGTTCCTCGATTTCAGATCTTCGATGGCGGAGATGGTGGAGGCGCACGGCCTCAAGAGCTGGGGATGCCTCGAGGAGCTGCTGACGTGTTACCTCAGATTCAACGAGAAAGACAATCACGGCTACATCGTCGGAGCATTCGTCGATTTGCTGATTCACCTCTCTCTCCGGGAGGCGTCGGAGTCGGAGCGAATCGACGACCAATGCTCCGCGCATTACTCCTTCACGTCGCCTCTCTCCTTCTCTTCCTCCACCGCCACGTATTCGTCGATCAGTCCTGGTTTGTCTACGCTGGAAAACGACGACGAAGTCTCCGCCCCCGACGCCTCATCGGAATGTTTTTCCGATCAGAATTTAGTCACGCGTAGCGTGTCAagttag